In Acaryochloris marina S15, a single genomic region encodes these proteins:
- a CDS encoding outer membrane protein assembly factor BamE, with protein MARHKSLTYLGSLIFASLLLISCQNKALVNKEKYEQLKLDMSYEEVKKIMGSPGEVKKFPEQPSTETTYIWKQEDSSYRILVTLKDGKVGSLVDIK; from the coding sequence ATGGCAAGACATAAAAGCCTCACTTATCTTGGCAGTCTGATATTTGCATCCTTACTCCTCATCAGCTGCCAAAATAAAGCGCTGGTTAACAAGGAGAAATACGAACAGCTCAAGTTAGATATGTCCTATGAGGAAGTCAAAAAAATCATGGGCAGTCCCGGAGAGGTGAAGAAGTTTCCAGAGCAACCCTCCACAGAAACGACCTATATCTGGAAACAAGAGGATTCTTCTTATCGCATTCTCGTAACTCTCAAAGATGGGAAAGTCGGCAGTTTAGTGGATATCAAATAA
- a CDS encoding phosphoserine transaminase — MTSQPSQRPQRPYFSSGPCSKRPGWNLEALNNALVGRSHRSGPGKARLKEVIDRTKAILGIPEDYLCGIVPASDTGAVEIAMWSLLGARGTEMVAWESFGSGWVTDVQKQLKLPDCNITKAEYGHLPDLSKLDCDRDIVFTWNGTTSGVKVPNGDWILDNRQGLTIADATSAAFAMDIPWSKLDVVTWSWQKVMGGEAAHGMLVLSPRAVERLESYAPAWPLPKIFQLTKKGKLNAAIFTGATINTPSMLCVEDALDGLKWAESLGGVSALIARSQANLTAITNWVDRTDWVDFLAVDPATRSNTSICLKIVDPWYTALAAEDQAKGAKQLATLLDKEEVAYDIGSYRDAPPGLRIWGGATVDTADLEALTPWLDWAYEQMKSSHG; from the coding sequence ATGACTTCCCAACCTAGCCAACGTCCTCAACGTCCCTACTTTTCTTCAGGCCCTTGCTCCAAGCGTCCGGGTTGGAATCTGGAAGCCCTGAATAATGCGTTGGTGGGACGCTCCCATCGGTCTGGTCCGGGTAAGGCCCGCCTCAAAGAGGTGATTGATCGGACGAAAGCAATTTTAGGCATTCCTGAAGACTATCTCTGTGGAATTGTCCCTGCCTCCGATACGGGCGCAGTGGAAATTGCCATGTGGTCTCTCCTGGGGGCTCGGGGTACTGAAATGGTGGCCTGGGAAAGCTTTGGCTCTGGCTGGGTTACGGATGTGCAAAAGCAGTTGAAACTGCCGGATTGCAACATTACCAAGGCCGAGTATGGTCACTTGCCGGATCTGTCGAAACTGGATTGCGATCGCGACATTGTATTCACCTGGAATGGCACCACCTCTGGGGTTAAAGTTCCCAACGGTGACTGGATTTTGGATAATCGCCAGGGCCTCACCATTGCGGATGCCACCTCCGCCGCCTTTGCCATGGATATTCCCTGGTCCAAGCTGGATGTGGTCACCTGGTCTTGGCAAAAGGTCATGGGTGGAGAAGCCGCCCACGGTATGTTGGTTCTTAGCCCTCGGGCTGTAGAGCGGTTGGAGTCCTATGCCCCGGCTTGGCCTCTCCCCAAGATTTTTCAGTTGACGAAAAAAGGCAAGCTGAATGCAGCCATTTTTACAGGTGCAACTATTAATACTCCTTCCATGCTTTGTGTGGAAGATGCCTTAGATGGGTTGAAATGGGCGGAGAGTTTGGGAGGCGTATCGGCATTAATCGCCCGTTCTCAAGCAAATCTGACTGCGATAACTAATTGGGTTGATCGAACAGATTGGGTGGATTTCCTTGCCGTCGATCCAGCCACCCGCTCCAATACTTCTATCTGTCTCAAAATTGTTGATCCTTGGTATACAGCCCTCGCTGCTGAAGACCAGGCCAAAGGCGCAAAGCAGCTAGCTACTTTGCTAGATAAGGAAGAGGTTGCTTATGATATCGGTTCCTACCGTGATGCACCTCCAGGACTAAGAATTTGGGGTGGAGCCACAGTAGATACAGCTGATCTTGAAGCGTTGACTCCTTGGTTAGATTGGGCTTATGAACAGATGAAATCAAGCCACGGTTAA
- a CDS encoding DUF3288 family protein, with the protein MAPENSLKDQRHPQQDRDRNTLNRLLREEPNALNWAELARLRIRYAGFPGSRDIQKDLDKLLEKWGVTEAQLFEKTREIHATQKIYTVRTNKKEDWT; encoded by the coding sequence ATGGCGCCAGAGAATAGCCTCAAGGATCAACGTCATCCGCAGCAAGATCGCGATCGCAACACTCTTAATCGCCTGCTGCGAGAAGAGCCCAATGCCCTCAACTGGGCTGAACTAGCTCGGCTACGCATTCGCTATGCCGGATTTCCAGGAAGTCGAGATATTCAAAAAGATCTGGATAAGTTACTAGAGAAATGGGGCGTCACCGAAGCCCAACTTTTCGAGAAAACCCGCGAAATTCACGCCACCCAGAAAATTTACACGGTTCGGACCAATAAAAAAGAAGACTGGACCTAA
- the sixA gene encoding phosphohistidine phosphatase SixA → MAQPLKLYFIRHGIAEKRQSHLPDKQRTLTSKGRQKTQKVAQQLQTLGINFDYLQTSPLVRAHQTAEIIQQQGLISAIHVSGLLSPEGNWQDWLNWFQNWRKQGLKHLALVGHEPNLSAWAEILVWGQPRQQLVLKKAGMIGLLLPEHHNPVGQSTLFWLTAPKLLF, encoded by the coding sequence ATGGCGCAGCCTCTGAAGCTCTATTTCATTCGTCATGGAATTGCCGAAAAGCGACAGTCCCATCTCCCCGACAAGCAGCGAACATTAACCTCTAAAGGTCGACAGAAAACCCAGAAAGTGGCCCAGCAACTGCAAACACTGGGAATCAATTTTGACTATTTGCAAACCAGTCCTCTAGTACGCGCCCACCAAACCGCTGAGATTATCCAGCAACAGGGACTCATCAGCGCCATCCATGTCTCTGGTTTATTGAGTCCCGAAGGAAACTGGCAAGACTGGCTGAATTGGTTTCAGAACTGGCGAAAACAAGGTTTGAAGCATTTAGCCTTGGTCGGACACGAACCTAACTTGAGCGCATGGGCAGAAATCTTAGTATGGGGGCAACCCCGTCAGCAACTGGTTTTGAAGAAGGCTGGTATGATTGGACTACTCTTGCCAGAGCATCACAACCCTGTGGGGCAAAGTACCCTGTTTTGGTTGACTGCTCCAAAATTGCTGTTTTAG
- a CDS encoding citrate synthase, whose translation MVACEFQPGLEGIPAAQSQVSFVNGQVGQLEYRGVPIEALADNSSFLETAYLLIWGEFPKSDDLHTFQEEITHHRRIKYRIRDMMKCFPESGHPMDALQASAAALGLFYSRRALDDPTYIRQAVVRLLAKIPTMVAAFEHIRKGNDPVRPRDDLSYAANFLYMMNEQEPDPFLAQVFDTCLILHAEHTMNASTFSARVTASTLTDPYAIVASAVGTLAGPLHGGANEEVITMLEEIGSVENVQPFLDEKLATKSKIMGFGHRVYKVKDPRAKILQKLAEKLFAKTGGDPSYEIALALETAVAEKLGSKGIYPNVDFYSGLVYQKLGIPTDLFTPIFAIARVAGWLAHWREQLETNRIYRPSQVYIGEHSLSYIPPESR comes from the coding sequence ATGGTCGCTTGTGAATTTCAACCCGGTTTAGAAGGTATTCCTGCTGCTCAATCCCAGGTCAGCTTTGTCAATGGTCAAGTGGGTCAATTGGAGTACCGTGGTGTTCCCATTGAAGCCCTAGCGGACAACAGCAGCTTTCTCGAAACGGCTTATCTATTGATTTGGGGTGAATTTCCTAAATCAGATGACCTGCACACCTTCCAGGAAGAAATCACCCACCATCGCCGCATCAAATATCGCATTCGGGACATGATGAAGTGTTTTCCCGAAAGCGGTCACCCGATGGATGCGCTACAGGCATCTGCTGCAGCCCTAGGGCTGTTCTACTCCCGACGGGCCTTAGACGATCCCACTTATATTCGGCAGGCCGTGGTGCGGTTACTGGCAAAAATCCCGACAATGGTGGCGGCATTTGAGCATATTCGTAAGGGGAATGACCCCGTTCGGCCACGAGATGATTTGAGCTATGCCGCTAATTTTCTCTACATGATGAATGAGCAGGAGCCCGATCCCTTTTTGGCCCAAGTATTTGACACCTGCTTGATCCTGCACGCCGAACATACGATGAACGCCTCCACCTTCTCGGCTCGGGTCACAGCCTCCACCCTCACGGATCCCTATGCCATTGTGGCCTCAGCGGTGGGCACCTTAGCAGGTCCCTTGCATGGAGGAGCCAATGAGGAAGTGATCACAATGTTGGAGGAGATCGGCTCGGTTGAGAATGTCCAGCCTTTCTTGGACGAGAAGCTAGCCACCAAATCGAAAATCATGGGATTTGGGCATCGAGTCTATAAGGTCAAAGATCCCCGAGCTAAGATCTTGCAAAAATTAGCCGAAAAATTATTTGCCAAAACCGGTGGTGATCCATCCTATGAGATTGCCCTAGCCCTGGAAACAGCAGTGGCCGAAAAGTTGGGGAGTAAAGGCATTTACCCTAATGTTGATTTCTACTCCGGGTTGGTTTATCAAAAGCTGGGAATCCCCACCGATTTATTTACGCCCATATTTGCGATAGCACGAGTGGCAGGCTGGTTAGCCCACTGGCGAGAGCAGCTGGAAACCAACCGAATCTATCGCCCTAGCCAGGTTTACATCGGCGAACATAGCCTTTCTTATATCCCCCCGGAAAGTCGTTAG
- the nuoH gene encoding NADH-quinone oxidoreductase subunit NuoH produces MNPGIDLEQRFVENLMELGLTPGVAKTIWLPIPMLLMIIGATVGVLVSVWLERKVSAAAQQRIGPEYIGPLGILAPVADGIKLVFKEDIVPANTDPWLFTLGPILVVIPVFFSYLIVPFGQNILITDLGIGIFFWIALSSIAPIGLLMAGYSSNNKYSLIGGLRAAAQSISYEIPLALAVLAVVMMSNSLSTIEIVNKQSGYGILGWNIIRQPIGFMLFWIAALAECERLPFDLPEAEEELVAGYQTEYAGMKFALFYLGSYVNLVLSSILVAVLYFGGWDLPIPATMIADWINVDPNNAIFELVTAGLGLVMTLLKAYFFLFLAILLRWTVPRVRIDQLLDFGWKFLLPVGLVNLLLTAGLKLAFPFAFGG; encoded by the coding sequence ATGAACCCAGGTATTGATCTTGAACAACGCTTCGTTGAAAATTTGATGGAATTGGGGTTAACCCCCGGTGTCGCCAAAACCATTTGGCTCCCAATCCCCATGTTGTTGATGATTATCGGTGCAACGGTGGGTGTGCTGGTTTCGGTTTGGCTAGAGCGAAAAGTTTCAGCGGCAGCTCAGCAACGAATAGGCCCCGAATATATTGGACCGTTGGGTATCCTAGCGCCAGTGGCAGATGGCATCAAACTTGTCTTTAAAGAAGACATCGTGCCCGCAAATACTGACCCCTGGCTCTTTACGTTAGGTCCCATTCTGGTCGTTATTCCCGTATTTTTCTCCTATCTGATTGTCCCGTTTGGTCAGAATATCCTGATTACAGACCTGGGCATTGGCATCTTTTTCTGGATTGCACTATCCAGCATTGCGCCGATTGGTCTGTTAATGGCGGGATATTCATCCAACAATAAGTACTCTTTGATAGGTGGGCTGCGAGCGGCTGCTCAATCGATTAGCTACGAAATTCCACTAGCCTTGGCTGTATTGGCTGTGGTGATGATGTCCAACAGCCTCAGCACGATTGAAATCGTTAATAAGCAGTCGGGCTATGGCATTCTCGGCTGGAACATTATTCGCCAGCCCATTGGGTTTATGTTGTTCTGGATTGCCGCCTTGGCGGAATGTGAACGCCTGCCCTTTGACTTACCCGAAGCGGAAGAAGAATTGGTGGCGGGTTATCAAACTGAATATGCAGGCATGAAGTTTGCTCTGTTTTATTTGGGGTCCTACGTCAACCTAGTGCTGTCTTCGATTTTGGTAGCGGTCCTCTACTTTGGAGGTTGGGACCTTCCCATTCCAGCAACGATGATTGCGGACTGGATTAATGTCGATCCCAATAATGCCATTTTTGAATTGGTGACAGCAGGCTTAGGCTTGGTGATGACCTTGCTAAAAGCCTATTTCTTTCTATTCCTAGCTATTTTGTTGCGCTGGACCGTTCCTCGGGTCCGCATTGACCAGCTTTTAGATTTTGGTTGGAAATTTTTACTGCCTGTGGGATTGGTGAATCTCCTTCTCACCGCCGGTCTGAAATTAGCGTTTCCTTTTGCCTTTGGTGGATAG
- the ndhI gene encoding NAD(P)H-quinone oxidoreductase subunit I, producing the protein MLKFLNQVTSYGKESFQAARYIGQGLAVTFDHMKRRPITVQYPYEKLIPSERFRGRIHFEFDKCISCEVCVRVCPINLPVVDWEFNKEIKKKQLKHYSIDFGVCIFCANCVEYCPTNCLSVTEEYELSTFDRHELNFDSVAMGRLPYKVTQDPMVTPIREFAYLPASEIDGHNVDHTAPRAGQTPAEIVASTPQPETKEG; encoded by the coding sequence ATGCTCAAGTTTCTAAATCAAGTCACCAGTTACGGGAAAGAATCTTTCCAAGCTGCCCGTTACATTGGTCAAGGTCTAGCAGTGACCTTCGATCATATGAAGCGCCGCCCCATTACGGTGCAGTATCCCTATGAGAAGCTCATCCCTTCCGAGCGATTTCGCGGTCGCATTCACTTCGAGTTTGATAAGTGCATCTCTTGCGAAGTCTGTGTCCGAGTGTGCCCAATTAATCTTCCCGTAGTGGATTGGGAATTTAACAAAGAGATCAAAAAGAAGCAGCTCAAGCACTACAGTATTGACTTTGGAGTCTGTATTTTCTGTGCCAACTGCGTGGAATACTGTCCCACGAACTGCCTCTCAGTCACAGAAGAGTATGAGCTATCTACCTTCGACCGCCATGAGCTGAACTTCGATAGCGTGGCGATGGGACGCTTGCCCTATAAAGTGACGCAAGATCCAATGGTCACCCCCATTCGCGAATTTGCCTACTTACCAGCATCAGAAATTGACGGTCATAACGTTGACCATACGGCACCGCGAGCTGGGCAAACGCCAGCTGAGATTGTCGCTAGCACACCGCAACCAGAAACCAAGGAGGGCTAA
- a CDS encoding NADH-quinone oxidoreductase subunit J, translated as MNLAEGVQLVSLIILSVMMLGAALGVVLFESIVYSAFTLGAVFISIAGLYILLNADFVSAAQILVYVGAVNVLILFAIMLVNKTEEFKPLPRRWIRKVSTAFVSLALFTLLATMVLQTNWPVDVTLTPPASSVETIGIHFFTDYLLPFELASILLLMALVGAVVLARRETIIGEETAIVGEEPAPVLELPERPKEPIA; from the coding sequence GTGAATCTAGCAGAAGGGGTTCAGCTAGTCTCCCTAATTATTTTGTCTGTGATGATGCTCGGAGCTGCTTTAGGAGTGGTTCTATTTGAGAGTATTGTCTACTCAGCGTTTACCCTGGGTGCGGTATTTATCAGCATTGCGGGTCTTTACATTTTGCTAAATGCTGACTTTGTGTCGGCAGCCCAAATCCTCGTCTATGTGGGTGCGGTGAACGTCTTGATTCTGTTTGCGATCATGCTGGTTAATAAGACAGAAGAATTTAAACCATTACCCAGACGCTGGATTCGTAAGGTTTCTACCGCTTTTGTGTCCTTGGCTCTGTTCACACTGCTAGCAACAATGGTCCTGCAGACCAATTGGCCAGTGGATGTAACCCTAACGCCTCCTGCTTCCTCTGTGGAAACCATTGGTATTCATTTCTTTACGGATTATTTGTTGCCCTTTGAATTGGCTTCCATTCTCTTGCTGATGGCTTTGGTCGGCGCAGTTGTCTTAGCCCGCCGGGAAACCATTATTGGCGAGGAAACAGCCATTGTGGGAGAAGAACCAGCTCCAGTGTTGGAATTACCAGAGCGTCCCAAAGAGCCTATTGCTTAG
- the nuoK gene encoding NADH-quinone oxidoreductase subunit NuoK, whose amino-acid sequence MNLEFFLLLAAALFCIGIYGLVTSRNAVRVLMSVELLLNAVNLNLVSFSNFLDGQNINGQVFTVFVITIAAAEAAVGLAIILSIYRNRDTVDMEQFNLLKW is encoded by the coding sequence ATGAACCTTGAGTTCTTTTTACTCTTAGCAGCTGCCCTCTTTTGCATTGGCATCTATGGCCTAGTGACTAGCCGTAACGCAGTTCGGGTATTGATGTCGGTGGAACTATTGCTGAATGCCGTTAACTTGAATTTAGTGTCCTTCTCCAACTTTTTGGATGGCCAAAACATTAACGGTCAGGTGTTTACAGTATTTGTAATCACCATTGCAGCGGCTGAAGCAGCAGTTGGTTTGGCCATTATCCTCTCCATCTACCGCAACCGTGACACAGTCGACATGGAACAGTTCAATTTGCTGAAGTGGTAG
- a CDS encoding rhomboid family intramembrane serine protease — protein sequence MRDQLKTQLQILGVCAITLWSIQLLNWITDGFLIQFGIQPRTLVGLRGILFAPFLHGNFRHLLANTAPFLVLGGLVMVRRIMDFFSVSLIVMVVGGLGTWLIGGQNTVHIGASGLVFGYLGYLLFRGYFERSWPAITLSVFVAIVYGSMLFGLLPTMPHISWEGHLFGFIGGGMAAKWLTVKPKSAG from the coding sequence ATGAGAGATCAGCTCAAAACCCAACTGCAAATTTTAGGAGTCTGTGCGATCACACTTTGGAGCATTCAGCTTCTCAATTGGATCACGGATGGTTTTTTAATTCAGTTTGGCATTCAACCCCGTACCCTAGTCGGCCTACGGGGTATTCTATTTGCCCCCTTTCTCCACGGCAACTTCAGACATCTACTGGCAAATACTGCCCCCTTTTTAGTCTTGGGCGGTTTGGTCATGGTCCGCCGGATTATGGATTTTTTCTCCGTCAGTTTAATTGTGATGGTGGTGGGAGGCTTGGGGACCTGGCTCATTGGCGGCCAGAATACCGTTCATATTGGTGCTAGCGGGTTAGTGTTTGGTTACCTGGGCTATCTTCTGTTTCGGGGATACTTTGAGCGCAGCTGGCCCGCCATTACCCTGTCGGTGTTTGTAGCAATTGTCTATGGCAGTATGCTATTTGGTTTGTTACCCACAATGCCTCATATTTCCTGGGAAGGTCATCTATTTGGATTTATCGGGGGTGGAATGGCCGCTAAATGGCTCACCGTAAAACCCAAATCGGCAGGCTAA
- the uvrA gene encoding excinuclease ABC subunit UvrA translates to MPRRADASKREKKAAASRSSTNGRVKKVKIPPEHQIRIRGARQHNLKNIDLDLPRDQLIVFTGVSGSGKSSLAFDTIFAEGQRRYVESLSAYARQFLGQVDKPDVDAIEGLSPAISIDQKSTSHNPRSTVGTVTEIYDYLRLLYGRAGEPHCPHCERAITPQTIDQMVDQVMELPEKARFQILAPVVRGKKGTHKKLLSSLAAEGFVRVRVNGEVRELSDAIALDKNFKHDIEVVVDRLVMKPGIEERLADSLSTGLQRAEGIVMVEVLPPPSDNVVPITQAKSLKVAEAEGSYSDDTQPKLSVFSENFACPEHGAVMEELSPRLFSFNSPYGACPECHGLGSLKVFSADLIVPDPNLPVYAAIAPWSEKDNTYYFSLLYSVGQAFGFELQSSWADLTDEQRHIVLHGTKEPIYMEVDSRYRESKGYNKRYEGVIPLLDRHYRETTSDQYRQKLDKYLIQQSCEVCGGKRLKPEALSVRMGQFCLPDLTGASIRDCLERINAMTLSTRQAKIGELVLKEIKARLQFLLDVGLDYLTLDRTAMTLSGGEAQRIRLATQIGAGLTGVLYVLDEPSIGLHQRDNHRLLQTLTKLRDLGNTLIVVEHDEDTIRAADYLVDIGPAAGVHGGDIVVQGGLEDLLDSRESLTGAYLSGKQVIPTPPERRSGNGRALRLHNAYRNNLQSLDVEIPLGKLVCITGVSGSGKSTLMNELLYPALQHHLGFKVPFPNELDRVAGLKSLDKAIVIDQSPIGRTPRSNPATYTGVFDVIRSVFSETVEAKARGYKPGRFSFNVKGGRCEACGGQGVNVIEMNFLPDVYVQCEVCKGARYNRETLQVKYKGKSIADVLAMTAEEALKFCENIPKAANKLQTMVDVGLGYVRLGQTAPTLSGGEAQRLKLATELSRRATGKTLYLIDEPTTGLSFYDVHKLLDVLQRLVDKGNSVLVIEHNLDVIRCSDWVIDLGPDGGDRGGELVATGTPETVANVAESYTGQYLKQVLALHPLAQ, encoded by the coding sequence ATGCCCCGCCGTGCTGATGCTTCCAAACGAGAGAAAAAAGCAGCGGCCAGTCGTTCCTCCACTAATGGCCGGGTCAAGAAAGTCAAGATACCCCCAGAGCATCAAATTCGGATTCGAGGGGCTCGTCAGCATAACCTCAAAAATATTGATCTAGACCTGCCCCGAGATCAGCTAATCGTCTTCACAGGCGTATCGGGGTCGGGAAAGTCTTCCTTGGCCTTTGATACTATTTTTGCGGAAGGGCAGCGGCGCTATGTGGAATCCCTCAGTGCCTATGCTCGACAGTTCTTGGGCCAAGTCGACAAGCCAGACGTAGACGCCATTGAGGGGCTGAGTCCGGCCATTTCCATCGACCAAAAATCCACCTCCCACAACCCTCGATCCACAGTGGGTACGGTGACAGAGATTTACGACTATCTGCGTTTGCTCTATGGACGGGCGGGGGAGCCCCATTGTCCCCATTGTGAGCGCGCCATCACCCCCCAAACCATCGACCAGATGGTGGATCAGGTTATGGAACTGCCAGAGAAAGCACGGTTCCAAATTCTGGCTCCGGTTGTGCGCGGCAAAAAAGGTACCCATAAAAAATTGCTCTCTAGTCTGGCTGCCGAAGGATTTGTTCGAGTTCGGGTGAATGGCGAGGTACGAGAACTGAGTGATGCCATTGCCCTAGATAAAAACTTCAAGCATGACATCGAAGTCGTGGTGGATCGCTTGGTCATGAAGCCAGGGATTGAAGAGCGATTAGCGGATTCCTTGTCTACAGGACTGCAGCGGGCCGAGGGCATCGTTATGGTGGAGGTATTGCCCCCACCCTCCGATAATGTGGTGCCCATTACTCAGGCAAAATCTCTTAAGGTTGCCGAAGCGGAAGGCAGTTACAGCGACGACACCCAGCCCAAACTCTCTGTGTTTTCTGAAAATTTTGCCTGTCCCGAGCATGGGGCGGTGATGGAAGAACTATCCCCACGCTTATTCTCCTTTAACTCCCCCTACGGGGCCTGCCCGGAATGCCATGGTCTAGGCAGTCTCAAGGTCTTTTCGGCAGATTTGATTGTGCCGGACCCCAATCTGCCCGTCTATGCCGCCATTGCCCCTTGGTCGGAGAAGGATAATACCTACTACTTCTCGCTGCTCTACAGCGTGGGGCAGGCGTTTGGCTTTGAGCTGCAATCAAGCTGGGCTGATCTGACGGATGAGCAACGCCATATTGTCTTACATGGCACCAAAGAGCCCATTTATATGGAAGTGGATTCTCGATATCGGGAATCGAAGGGCTATAACAAACGCTATGAGGGTGTGATTCCGTTGCTGGATCGGCATTATCGGGAAACGACCTCCGATCAGTATCGGCAAAAGTTAGACAAATACTTGATTCAGCAGTCCTGTGAAGTCTGCGGGGGCAAGCGCCTCAAGCCAGAAGCCCTATCGGTGCGCATGGGACAGTTCTGTCTCCCAGACTTAACAGGAGCTTCGATCCGGGACTGCTTGGAACGGATCAACGCCATGACTTTGAGTACTCGCCAAGCCAAAATTGGGGAGCTAGTACTGAAGGAAATTAAAGCCCGATTGCAGTTCTTGCTAGATGTGGGGCTGGATTACCTAACCCTAGATCGAACCGCCATGACCCTGTCGGGGGGAGAGGCTCAGCGCATCCGTCTAGCCACGCAAATTGGAGCGGGTCTGACGGGGGTTCTCTACGTATTGGACGAACCGAGTATTGGTCTGCATCAGCGAGATAATCATCGGTTGCTGCAAACTCTGACTAAGCTGCGGGACCTCGGTAATACCTTGATTGTGGTGGAACATGACGAGGATACAATTCGAGCAGCAGACTATCTAGTAGATATTGGCCCAGCAGCAGGGGTGCATGGCGGCGACATTGTGGTGCAGGGGGGCCTAGAAGATCTACTGGATAGTCGCGAATCCCTGACAGGGGCTTATCTGTCTGGGAAGCAGGTGATACCCACACCACCTGAACGACGATCAGGAAATGGCCGAGCGCTGCGCCTCCATAACGCCTATCGCAACAATCTCCAAAGCTTAGATGTGGAAATCCCCTTGGGTAAGCTGGTCTGCATTACAGGGGTTTCGGGGTCGGGTAAATCGACGCTGATGAATGAGCTGCTTTATCCGGCATTGCAGCATCATTTGGGCTTTAAGGTGCCGTTCCCCAATGAGCTAGATCGGGTTGCGGGTCTGAAAAGTCTGGATAAAGCCATCGTCATTGACCAATCCCCTATTGGCCGAACCCCTCGCTCTAATCCCGCCACCTATACGGGGGTGTTTGATGTGATTCGGAGCGTGTTTTCGGAAACGGTGGAAGCTAAAGCCCGAGGGTATAAACCTGGTCGGTTTTCCTTCAATGTTAAGGGGGGGCGTTGTGAAGCCTGCGGTGGGCAAGGCGTTAATGTCATTGAGATGAATTTCCTGCCGGATGTCTATGTTCAGTGTGAGGTATGTAAGGGGGCAAGGTATAACCGGGAAACGCTCCAGGTGAAGTACAAGGGCAAGTCGATTGCGGATGTGCTGGCGATGACGGCGGAGGAAGCCCTGAAGTTTTGTGAGAATATCCCCAAGGCAGCGAATAAGCTGCAAACGATGGTGGATGTGGGGCTAGGGTATGTACGGCTTGGACAAACGGCTCCCACACTGTCGGGTGGGGAAGCCCAGCGGTTGAAGTTGGCGACGGAGTTGTCTCGGCGAGCGACTGGGAAAACGCTTTATTTAATTGATGAACCGACGACGGGGCTGTCTTTTTATGATGTTCACAAGTTGCTGGATGTGTTGCAGCGGCTGGTAGATAAGGGCAATTCAGTATTGGTGATTGAGCATAATTTGGATGTGATTCGCTGCTCAGATTGGGTGATTGATCTAGGGCCGGATGGCGGCGATCGTGGGGGTGAGTTGGTGGCAACGGGTACGCCGGAGACAGTTGCGAATGTGGCTGAGTCTTATACGGGGCAGTATCTTAAGCAGGTGCTAGCTCTTCATCCTCTTGCCCAATGA
- a CDS encoding SDR family NAD(P)-dependent oxidoreductase, which yields MFDRLSQSAAIVTGGSSGIGFHCAKVLAGYGAEVLLVARDEKRLDSARNAIIDATPYYSNRSIQIYSCDLSHKDASESAVAFAMEKFQRINILVNCAGSAPMTAFPESDVSVFDEAWRLKVFGYVRMAKEVIPYLVESGSGTIINIAGGAGRSPRPDFLPGSMANAAIINFSKGLAKKLAHKNISVITISPGSTKTKRIERLIEEEARMRGCAREEVLRERELRIPTGRFVDPEEIGRLVAFIGARCIPSMTGVEILVDGGQTSCI from the coding sequence ATGTTTGATCGACTTTCACAATCAGCTGCAATTGTCACTGGTGGCAGTTCGGGAATAGGTTTTCACTGTGCGAAGGTTTTAGCCGGATATGGAGCAGAAGTATTGCTTGTGGCCAGAGATGAAAAACGGCTTGATAGTGCTAGAAACGCAATCATTGATGCAACTCCTTATTACTCAAATCGTTCTATTCAAATTTATTCATGCGACCTTTCACATAAGGATGCTTCTGAGTCTGCAGTAGCGTTCGCAATGGAGAAGTTTCAACGGATCAATATACTAGTGAACTGTGCTGGATCTGCTCCTATGACTGCGTTTCCAGAGTCTGATGTTAGCGTTTTCGACGAAGCATGGAGACTGAAGGTATTTGGATATGTTCGAATGGCAAAAGAGGTAATTCCGTATTTGGTTGAGTCTGGTTCTGGAACAATTATTAATATCGCTGGTGGTGCTGGGAGATCTCCCCGGCCAGACTTTCTTCCTGGAAGTATGGCTAATGCTGCCATTATTAATTTCTCAAAAGGGCTTGCAAAAAAACTTGCTCATAAAAACATTTCTGTAATCACTATTTCACCTGGGAGCACGAAAACTAAACGAATCGAAAGACTCATAGAAGAGGAGGCCCGAATGCGAGGCTGTGCTCGAGAGGAGGTATTGAGAGAACGAGAATTACGAATTCCTACTGGCCGATTTGTTGATCCAGAAGAAATTGGAAGATTGGTTGCGTTTATTGGAGCACGCTGCATACCCTCGATGACAGGTGTTGAAATTTTGGTCGATGGTGGACAGACCTCATGCATTTAA